The Natronosporangium hydrolyticum nucleotide sequence CGGCTTCGACGTCAGACCTGGAGTGAACGCCAGCCCCGGAGAAGTGGTTCAGGTCGGGCAGCGCCGGTAGTCCGGAGTCGGTGCAGGCGCGCCAGAACGCGGCGTCCAGCTCGTGCAGCTCGCTGCGCCGGGCCCGGGTGATCGGCACCGGCCCACCTGCCCCGTGCCGCTGCGGGTCATCGCCGAAGTCCCGGTCGTCCTCCAACCGCCGGTAGTAGGGCAGCACCCGGTCCGCGGACCAGTCCGGGTTGCCCCGCTTCACCCACTGGTCGAAGTCGCGGGGCAGGGCACGCATCGCGACCGCGCCGTTCACCGCCGACGAACCACCGACCACTTTGCCCAATTGGTAGGGGAATCTGGCCCAGCGGGCCCGGGCGGGCGAGCCCTCGACCGGGCCGGACCCGGCCAGCAGCGCCGCGTGCCGGCCGCTGCCGCGCAGATTGACCTGGTGGTCCCAGTTGTAGTCGCGCAGCACCAGCCGGCCGGCGTCCCGGAGCGGGTGGCTGGCCGACGCCGGGTTGGGCTGCGCCGGCCCGGCCTCCAGCAGCAGCACCCGCTGGCCGGCGGCGGCGAGCCGGCTGGCCAGCACCGACCCGGCTGAGCCAGCGCCGACTACCACGCACTCCCACTCGGTGGTACCGGTCACGAGGCCGCCACCGCGGCGGTGCCGACCAACTCCCCGAAGTCGGCGATGTCGGTGTTCATGAAGAGCCCTTCGATCAGCTCCTGTTCGGCGTCCGGCCCGATCCCGAACTCCTGGCGGACCTCGCGGAGGATGCCGACCGCGTGCAGCGAGTCGCCGCCGACGTCGAAGAAGCCGTCCCGGACGCCGATGTCGTCGTGGCCGAGCTGCTTGCACCAGATCGCCAACAACCGCTGTTCGACCGTGTTGGTCGGCGCCGCCCGCTCCGGCGCGCCGCCCTCGTCGTGCCGCCAAGGTTCTGGCAACGCCGCCTTGTCGACCTTGCCGTTGCGGGTGATCGGCAGCTCATCGATCGCCAGGTAATGGCTCGGCACCATGAACTGGGGCAGCAGCTGGGCTACCGCCTCCCGCAACCTCGCCGGGTCGGGCTCGCCACCGGTCATCACCAGGTACGCGGCGAGCTGCCGCTGGCCGGTGTGCGGGTGGGCCGGGGCGGTGACCAGCGCCTGCCGGACCCCGGGTTGCCGGGCCAGCACCGCCTCGATCTCACCCAGCTCGACCCGGTAGCCGTTGATCTTGACCTGGTGGTCTTCCCTACCTAGGATCTCGATGTCGCCACCAGGCAGGTAGCGGCCGAGGTCCCCGGTCCGGTAGATGCGGGCGCCAGTGACCGGGTGGGTGAGGAAACGCTCCGCGGTCCGTTCCGGGTCGTCCCAGTAGCCGGCGGCGACACCGGCGCCGCCGATGTAGATCTCCCCGGTCACCCAGGTGGGGCACGGTTCCAGCCAGGCGTCGTAGATGTGCAGGGTCTGGTTCGCCAACGGCTTGCCGTACGGGATGCTCGGCCACTCCGGCGGCACCTCGCCGATCGGGTAGGCCACCGACCAGATCGACCCCTCGGTCGCCCCGCCCAGGCTGATCACCTGCGCGGCGGGGAACTGCTCCCGGATCCGCGCCGGCAGGTCGGTGGGGATCCAGTCGCCGCTCAGCAGCACCAGCCGCAGCCGGTCGGCCGCCGACCCGCCGGCCACCCCAGCATCCGCAGCCTCGCTCCGGGCGTCCACCCACATCTGCATCGGGGCGGGCACGGTGTTCCAGATGGTGACGCCGTGCCGGTCGGCCAGCTCGGTCCAGTGCGTCGGGTCGCTGGCCCGGCCGGCCGCCGGCACCACCACCGCGCCGCCGGCACCGAGCACCCCGAAGATGTCGAAGACCGACAGGTCGAAGCCGGTCGGCGCGAGCGCCAGCACCCGGTCGGTCGCGGCGACCGCGTACCGCTGGTTGATGTCCTGGATGGTGTTGCCGGCCATCTGGTGGGTGATCATGACGCCCTTGGGCTCGCCGGTCGAGCCCGAGGTGAAGATCACGTAGGCCAGGTCGTCGGGGCGCTGCGGGCTGGTCACCGGCGCCGGGTCGCACCGCCGCGTAGCCTCGTCCGCCCCGGTGACCACGGTGACCCCCGCCGGCCAGCTCAGCTCCTCGCGCAACGCTTCGTCGGTCACCACCGCGGGCACCCGACACCGTTGCAGCAGGGCGTGCCGCCGCTGCTCCGGCAGCGTCGGGTCGATCGCCACGTACGCGGCGCCGCTGTGCAGCACTCCGAGGATCGCCGCCAACTGTTCGGCACCGGCCGGCATCGAGACCGCCACCAACGTGCCCGGCCGCGGGTCGCAGCATTCCCGCAGCCGCCGCGCCAGCCGGTGGGCCTGCTCGGTGAGCCATCGGTAGGAGAACTCACCGGCCTCGGTGATCACCGCGACCGCATCGGGCCGCCGTTGCGCCGCCGCGGCGACCAGGTCGTGCAGCCGTACCGCCGGCAGCGGCTCGTCGGTCGCGTTCGCCGCCTGCTGTTCGACGGCGTGGGCCGGGGGTAGGCCGGCCAGCCCGCCGCCGAGCTCCCAGCTCGCCTCGTCGTCGGCGAGCCGGCTGAGCAGGCGCTGGTACGCGGCGAGCAGGTCGGCCACGAGCCCGGGCGGGAACAGCCCCTCGACCGCGTGCCAGGCGACGATCAGTTCACCCGCCCGCTCCCAGAGCTGGTTCTCCAACCAGACCTGTGGGGTCGCGGTGGCGATGTGCAGCGGCTCTCCGAAGCTGGCGAGCGGGTCACCGCCGGCCGACTCGGCCGCGCCGACGGTGCTGGAGAAGACCACCGGCATCGCCGCCCGGCCACCGTTCTGGCGGGCCAGCTCCCGCATCACCTCGATGCCGCTGACCGTGCCGTGGCCCCGGTCGGTCTCGAGTTGGTCGGCCAGGTCGGCGGCGCGCTCGGCGAAACTCTGCCCGGCCCGGCCGGTGACCGCCAGCAGCTGCGGGGTGGTGAACTCGCCGACCACCTCGCCGATCTGCGGATGCGTTGGCTGGCGGGCGTTCGAGGTCACGATCACCGTGAACTGCTCGGTTTTGGACCAGGTGCGGAGCACCTCAGCATAGGCAGCGAGCAGCACTGTGGATGGGTCAAGCTGGCGTCGGCGAGCGTAGCCGGCGAGCGACGCCCAGCGGGCCGCGTCGAGCGTCACCCGATGATGCTCGAAGCTCGGCGTGCCCAGCTGTTCCGGCGCCACGGCCAGCGGCAACTCCGGCGCGGCGGGCAGCTGCGGCAACCGGTCCTGCCAGTAGGCCGCGTCCCGGTCGCCGGCGGCGCTGGCTCGCAGCCTGGTCAGCGCTGCCGGGTAGTCGCGGAAACTAGCGGCCACCGCGGGCGGCGTCCACTCCGGCTGGTCGTAGCCGCGCCGCCACTGCACAAGCAGCCGCAGCACACTGGGAAGGTCCAGGAAGAGGAGGTCGACCCGCAGGTGTAGCCGCTGCTCGCCCGCGCCGAGCAGGCTCACTCGTACCTGCAACGGCTCGGCCTGGTCGGCCGGCGGCTGCTGCTGGCTCAGCTCGGCCCGTACCCGCGCCAGCGCATTGCGCCGCCCTGAGCCGGCCTGGCCGGTGAGGTCTTCCACCGGAATTTCCCGCCGCCGCGACGGCGGCGGCAGCACCCGCTGCTGCCCGTCCGGGGTGAGCACCGCGCGGAGCATCTCGTGCTGGGTGGTCAACCGGTGCAGCGCATCGGCCAGCCGGTCGAGGTCCAGGCGTGGCCCATGGAACTCCAGATAGACGTGGCTGGCGACGCCGGAGAGTTCCAGGCCGGGCCGTCGACCGAAGACGTACGCGTGTTGGAGATCGGTCAGCGGAAACGCTTCAGATGGTTTCGTCAATAGTGTATCGTCAATGTCAGCGAGCCCTACCGAAACGTCACTCATCGAGTCCTTCCGCATCCCTTCGATGGAGGCGAGCAGCCATTCGTACGCGCGGGCGCCCAACAACAGAATTGCGAACCTCGGCGACGACTCCGCCCTCATCACGTCGCCCGGCCAGAGTCGCAGTGGCATCGTAGGCACGCCGCCAGGCCGGCGACAAGGCTCAGTGCCAATATTTCGATTCCTAATAGCGAATAGCAATATTGCACTGTCACCATATGACCGACCGGCGCCACCCATAAGGCCAGGCGGGGGCAGACCATTGCGCCATCGGCAATGTGTCGCCAGGGCGGGTGCATGCGTAGGTCGGAATATGGCCATCCATGCGCCTATTTGCGCGGCCGGAATCGTGCCGACAGAATTGCCGCGGCACGGACCGAAGGGGTGGGCGATGCGGCTCCAGGATCGGCTCGCACGACTGCTGCGGGAGGCGCCAGCGCGCGCCCAAGCGATCGAACACAATGGCCGGTGGTGGCGGTGGGGCGCGATCCGTTCCTGCGCCGGAGCCGTGGACACGCTGTTGACTACGGCCGGCGTCGGACCGGGCGGCCGGGTCGGGATCGTGCTGCAGAACCGCCCCGAACAGGTCGCCGCGCTACTCGCCACGCTCGCCACCGGCCGCAGGGTGGTGCCGTTGCGCCCATGGCCGTCGCCGGACCAGTTAGCGCAAGAAGTGGCGGCCGCAGAGCTCCCGGTGCTGCTGGGGGCGCCCGAGACGCTGCCAGCCGGGGAACTCCCCCCGGATACCGTGACCGCCGCGGTCGCCGCCGACGGACGGGTCCGGCTGCTCGGTGGCGGGGGCGCCGCCGGCCGTCGCGCCGCTAACCAGGCAGCGACCCGCCCCCCGGCGCCGGACCACCGGCTCGGCGCGGGGCCGGCGATCGAGATGCTGACCTCCGGCACGACCGGCCCGCCGAAACGGATCCACCTAACCGAACGGCAACTGGCGGCGTCGCTGCTGGCCAGCGGGCAGCTCCCGGCACCCGGGCAGCTGCTCACCGACTCGACCTCGCTGGTCGCCGCGCCCCTGGGCCACATCGGCGGGCTCTGGGCGACGCTGGGGGCGCTCACCGGGGGCCGCCGGTTGGTGCTCATGTCCCGGTTCGGCGCGGTGCCGTGGAGCGAACTCGTTGCCAGACACCAGATCCGGGCGACCTTCCTCGCTCCCGCCGCGATCTGGAACGTGTTGGATGAGGCGGTCCCGCCGGAGCGGCTACGGTCGCTGAAGCTGGTCACCTCCGGAGCCGCCGCCTGCCCACCAGAGTTGGCGGACCAGTTCTTCCGGCGGTACGGGGCGCGGGTGCTGATGACCTACGGCGCGACCGAGTTCGTGGGCGCGGTCGCGGGCTGGAGCTACCCGCTGCACGAACAGTGGTGGGAGCGGAAGGCCGGTAGCGCCGGCCGCGCGTACCCAGGGGTGACGCTGCGGGTGACCGACCCGGCCGGTCAGCCGCTGCCGACCGGCGAGGTCGGCCGACTGGAGGTCCGCACCGAGCAGTCGGCGCACGGACCACACGAGTGGGTCCGCACCAGCGACCTGGCCGAGCTCGACGACGACGGTTTCCTGTGGCTTCGGGGTCGGGCCGACGACGTGATCGTGCGCGGCGGATTCAAGGTCCAGCCGGCAACGGTCCAGCGGGCGCTGGAGCGCCACCCGGCGGTCCGGGAGGCCGCGGTGACCGGGCTGCCGGACCCGCGACTCGGGCAGGTGCCGGTCGCCGTCGTCGAGGTCCGGCCCGGCCATCGACCACCCACCGAGGCCGAGCTCGATGGGCTGTGCCGGGAGCGGCTCGCGCCGTACGAGCGGCCCCGGCACCTGGTGGTGGTGGCGTCGCTACCGCGCACCCCGGCGACCAAGGTGGACCGCGGAGAGGTGCTCGCGCTGGTCCGGACCTCGATCAACGGCGACCCCGCTGCCTGACCGCCCCATAGCCCGGGGAGCGAGGTAGTTCAACCCGCGGAGCTCGCCGAACCCGAGCATCAGCAGGTTGAGCGCTATCGGGCCAGCGCAGCCAACTCCTGAACTGCTCGATGCACATCTTGATAGCTGACGTAGAGGGCGTTGAGTCCGAACCTCAGCAGATTGGGCGGCCGTGAGTCCCCGATGACCCCCCGGCCGGCAAGGAGTCGCACCAGCTCGTAAGCCTGAGGATGACGAAGCGTGACCTGGCTGCCTCGCCGAGACTCGTCGCATGGGGTAACCACCTCGAATCCGAGCGGCACCAGCTCGGACTCCGCGCACTCGATGAGAAAGTTCCCGAGCGCCACACTCTTTGCCCGCACTGCAGCCAGCTCGACGAGGTCGAATACGGCCAGCGCCGCCTCCAACGCCAACAGCGACAAGACGTGCGGGGTACCGACCCGGGCGCGGGCGATCCCCGGAGCGGGTTGGTACTCGGCGGCCATCGCGAACGGCTCGGCGTGCCCGGTCCAACCGGTCAGCGGGAGATCCAGCCGGGAATGATGACGCTCGGCGACGTAGATGAACGCTGGCGCCCCGGGGCCACCGGAGAGGAACTTGTAGGAGCAACCCACGGCAACGTCCACCTCCGCGGCGTCGAGGTCGACCGGCATTGCGCCCACCGCGTGGCAGAGGTCCCACATCACCACTGCTCCGGCCCCGTGGGCCTCGGCCGTCAGCTCCCGCAAAGGCCAGAGCTCGCCGGTACGGAAGTCCACCGCCGGCAACGCGAGCACCGCAATCTCTGCGGCCCGCTCCCGAAGCAGCGCGGGGGCCTCGGCCACCGGCACCAGGAGTAGTCGCTTGCCCAGCATCCGGGCTACCGAGGCGGCGAGGTAGCGGTCGGTTGGGAAGTGGTCGGAGTCGGTCACGATCAATTCTCGGTCGGGGCGTAGCCGGGCTGCCGCGACCAATGCATTAAATATCTGCACCGTGGTGGTCTCACCCACCACTGTCTGACCTGCCGCCGCACCCAGCAGTCCGCCGATCCGATCACCGATCCGCTCCGGCGCCTCCCACCAGCCGGCACCGTCCCATCCCCGGATCAGCTGCTTGCCCCATCCTTCATCTACCACCTCCCGCACCCGGTCTCCCACTCCGCGCGGTAGTGCCCCGAGCGAGTTCCCGTCTAGATAGCACACGTCGTCGGGCAACGCGAAATGTTTTCGGACATGAGCCAACGGATCCTCTTCGTCGAGCCGCTGCGCACGTTCCCAACGTGTGGCCATCACACCTCCCGCAGATTCGGCTCCGGCGACACCGCCCGGGTGACCCCAGGAGGAACGGTCTTCTCGGACCGTACCGACCAGATTGCCGACTGGACAACGACCGACTGGTTTAGCTGGCAGGGCGCCCGCCAGGTACCCGATCGGGTACCTCCGATGTCTCGTGCCCGCCTCGCCCGGCCCGGGGTTCCCTTCATCCGAGGGCAGGATGTGGTGACATCTTTAGTGGAAGACCATGGACGCAAACCCATAGCCGCAGACCGGGAGGTAAAGTCCTCATGCTTCGCGCTACCTTCGCTGCGATGCTGCACCGTAAGCTGCGGCTAGTGCTGTCCGGGCTAGCTGTCCTTATCGGGGTGATGTTTGTCGCCGGTAGCTTGGTCCTCACCGACACCCTAAGTCGATCTTTCGACGCCGTCTTCTCCGACGCTTACGGCCACAGCGATGTCTGGGTGCAGGGCGACGGTGAGGAGGGCGGCGCACTCGACGGTGAACACGTGCCGAACCTGCCTGGCTCGGTGCTAGCTGAGATCACCGCGGTGCCGGGCGTTTCGCAAGCCACGGGCCTGGTCCGGGCCGACGGTGCCCGGGTGGTCGGCAGCGATGGACAGGTGATCGCCTCGTTCGGACCGCCCCGGCTCGGGGTGAACTGGACCGGTGAGCGCGGCATCGTCGAGCTTCGGGAGGGGCGTGGACCGACCGAAGACAGCGAAGTCGCCGTCAACGCGGAGCTGGCCAGAGTCGGCGAGTTCCAGGTCGGCGACGAGATCGAGATCCTGACTCGAGAGCCCAAGCAGACATTCACACTGGTGGGCATCTACGGCTTCGCGGGCGGTAGGGACTCGGTCGGCGGAGTGCATGAGGTGGCATTCACTGATGGCACCGCTCAGCAGCTGATGCTCGGAGAGCCGGGGGTATGGACCCTCATCGAGGTGCAGGGGGACGGGCCTGCGCCAGACATCCTCCGCGACGAAATCGCCGCAGCGGTCGGTGACAATTTCCGAGTACGAACCGGCGAGGAGTACGCGAGCCAGCAGGCCGACCAGCTCCAGCAAGGGCTCACCTTCTTCCAGTACATCCTCCTCGGATTCGCCGGCATCGCGCTATTTGTCGGAGTATTCCTCATCCTGAATACGTTTTCGATCGTCATCGCCCAGCGGACCCGGGAGTTGGCGTTGACTCGGGCGATCGGCGCGAGCCGGCGGCAAGTGGTCTTGTCTGTGCTGCTGGAGGCGCTGGTCATTGCGGTGCTAGCCGCCGCCGCCGGGATCGCGAGCGGCATCGGGGTTGGCGCGTTGCTCGCGCACCTTGCGGCTGGCTTCATCGCGCTGCCGATCGCGGAGATCTCGGTAAGCGCGACGACGATCGCCGTCCCGCTGTTGGTGGGCATCGTCGTGACGCTCGGGGCCGCGCTCAGCCCGGCGCTACGTGCGTCGCGGGTACCACCGGTCGCCGCGTTGCAGAAGGTCACCACCAGCGACCAACCGTTGTCACGGCGGGCGATCGTCGGCGGTGCCATCAGCGCCGCTGGCGCCGGAACATTACTGTTGGGGCTCCTCGGCCACGCCGGCGAGAACCCACTCTGGGCGGTCCTGGCCGGGGTCCTGGTCAGCTTGATCGGGGTGACTGTCCTGACCCCGGTGGTGGTCCGCCCCGCAGTTTCCGTGCTGGGGTTGGTCTTCTCCTGGTCGGTATCGGGCCAGCTGGGACGGCTCAATTCGGGCCGAAACCCTCGCCGGACGGCGGTCACCGCCAGCGCCCTGATGGTCGGGGTAGCGCTGGTGGCAGGCGTCGGTGTCGTCGTCAGCTCGGCGAAGCAGAGCATCACTCGGCAATCCGAGGACACTATCGCCGCCGACCTGATGATCGCTGGTGAAGCCGCCGGAGCTCGGCCCGCAAGTTTCGACGCCGAGGTCATCGAACGCGCCGCGGAGCTGCCCGGGGTGGTCGCCGCCAGCGGGCTCTACCGGGACCGGGTGACCTACCGCGGCGAACACCTCCATGTCGATGCCACCGACGATCTGGCCGTACTCAATGACATCCTGAGCTTGACCGCCACCGAGGGGGTGTTGGAGACCCTCGGCCCCAGCGACGTAGTCGTCGACCAGGACGTTGCCGAGGCCTTGGCGCTCAGCATCGGTTCTCAAGTCACCTTCACCCTGTCTCGTGGCGAGGCTGAGCCACATCGCGTGGTCGGCATCTACGAGCCGGCCCCGGTGGTGGGCGGGGCGATTCTGCCGCTGGCATCCACCTCCCAATTCGACGTTCCGCAACCGATCGTCGGCTTTGTCAGCCTGGCCGAAGGAGCCGCTGTTGACGACAACCGACGAGAGATCGCCGCATTGCTGGCCGACAGCCCAGAAGTGTCGGTCGTGGACCAGAGCTCCTACATCGAACAGCAGGTCAGCCAGTTCGACTTTGTCATCGTCATGGTTCAGCTGTTGCTGGCGCTGGCGATCCTGATCGCCGTTCTCGGTATCATCAACACCCTGGTCTTGTCGGTCATCGAGCGGACCAGAGAGCTCGGCATGCTGCGAGCGATAGGGTTGACACGCGGATCCGTGGTTCGCATGATCATTGTCGAGTCGGTGGTGATCTCACTCCTCGGCGCGGTCCTCGGGATCGCCGTCGGTAGTGGGCTGGGCGCCGCTGTGGTGAATGCCCTGCAGGACGAGGGGGTCACCGAGCTAGCTGTCCCGCTCGGTGAACTCGCTACCTACCTCGGGATCGCGGCGGTGGTGGGAGTGCTGGCGGCGCTGCTCCCGGCGCTGCGGGCGGCGCGCACCAACGTGCTCGCTGCTGTCGCCGAACAATGACCGGGCGGTCACCGGGTCACGAGCGCGGGAACTGCTCAGCGACGCGCAGGAGCACCTCGTTACTGGCTTGGTCGCCGATGCTAACCCGCACCCCGTCACCGTCGAAAGCGTGCACCTGCATCCCGGCCTCGGCACAGGCCGCACCGAAGTCCGCTGCCTGGTCAGCTAGGGGCAGCCAGACGAAGTTGCCCTGGCAATTCGGCACCGAATAACCCGCTCTCCGCAGCTGCGCCGCCACCCGGTCCCGTTCTGCGGCGATCGTCGCTCGCTGCTGCTGGTACTCCGGCTCCGCGGCGAGCGCCGCCAGGGCTGCCCGCTGCGACACCGTTGACACGAGGAAGGGCATGGTGACCCCACGCAACGCAGCGATCGGCCCAGGCGGCCCCAGTGCGTATCCCAGCCGCAGGTCCGCCAACCCGTACGCTTTGGAGAAGCTACGAAGAACAATGAGGTTCGGGTAACGGCCACTACGGAGCAGCTCGATCCCGTCGGCCGCTCCAGGCTCGGTAGTGAAGTCCCGATACACCTCGTCGAGCACCACGAAAGTACGCCTGGACACCCGACCCAACAGCCGGTTGACATCAGCCTCGGACACAGGGGTGCCGGTCGGGTTGTTCGGATTGCAGACAAAGACCACCCGAGACCGCCGCCGGACTGCCTTCGCGGTCGCTAACAGATCCTGCTCGGCGCCGCGGAGCGGCACCCGACGCACCGGCACCTTCATCGCGTTGGCGATCAACGGATACCCTTCGAACGAACGCCAGCCGATCACGATCTCGCCGCGAGCCTGCTTCGTCAGATGCAGCATC carries:
- a CDS encoding non-ribosomal peptide synthetase, whose amino-acid sequence is MPLRLWPGDVMRAESSPRFAILLLGARAYEWLLASIEGMRKDSMSDVSVGLADIDDTLLTKPSEAFPLTDLQHAYVFGRRPGLELSGVASHVYLEFHGPRLDLDRLADALHRLTTQHEMLRAVLTPDGQQRVLPPPSRRREIPVEDLTGQAGSGRRNALARVRAELSQQQPPADQAEPLQVRVSLLGAGEQRLHLRVDLLFLDLPSVLRLLVQWRRGYDQPEWTPPAVAASFRDYPAALTRLRASAAGDRDAAYWQDRLPQLPAAPELPLAVAPEQLGTPSFEHHRVTLDAARWASLAGYARRRQLDPSTVLLAAYAEVLRTWSKTEQFTVIVTSNARQPTHPQIGEVVGEFTTPQLLAVTGRAGQSFAERAADLADQLETDRGHGTVSGIEVMRELARQNGGRAAMPVVFSSTVGAAESAGGDPLASFGEPLHIATATPQVWLENQLWERAGELIVAWHAVEGLFPPGLVADLLAAYQRLLSRLADDEASWELGGGLAGLPPAHAVEQQAANATDEPLPAVRLHDLVAAAAQRRPDAVAVITEAGEFSYRWLTEQAHRLARRLRECCDPRPGTLVAVSMPAGAEQLAAILGVLHSGAAYVAIDPTLPEQRRHALLQRCRVPAVVTDEALREELSWPAGVTVVTGADEATRRCDPAPVTSPQRPDDLAYVIFTSGSTGEPKGVMITHQMAGNTIQDINQRYAVAATDRVLALAPTGFDLSVFDIFGVLGAGGAVVVPAAGRASDPTHWTELADRHGVTIWNTVPAPMQMWVDARSEAADAGVAGGSAADRLRLVLLSGDWIPTDLPARIREQFPAAQVISLGGATEGSIWSVAYPIGEVPPEWPSIPYGKPLANQTLHIYDAWLEPCPTWVTGEIYIGGAGVAAGYWDDPERTAERFLTHPVTGARIYRTGDLGRYLPGGDIEILGREDHQVKINGYRVELGEIEAVLARQPGVRQALVTAPAHPHTGQRQLAAYLVMTGGEPDPARLREAVAQLLPQFMVPSHYLAIDELPITRNGKVDKAALPEPWRHDEGGAPERAAPTNTVEQRLLAIWCKQLGHDDIGVRDGFFDVGGDSLHAVGILREVRQEFGIGPDAEQELIEGLFMNTDIADFGELVGTAAVAAS
- a CDS encoding class I adenylate-forming enzyme family protein, which encodes MRLQDRLARLLREAPARAQAIEHNGRWWRWGAIRSCAGAVDTLLTTAGVGPGGRVGIVLQNRPEQVAALLATLATGRRVVPLRPWPSPDQLAQEVAAAELPVLLGAPETLPAGELPPDTVTAAVAADGRVRLLGGGGAAGRRAANQAATRPPAPDHRLGAGPAIEMLTSGTTGPPKRIHLTERQLAASLLASGQLPAPGQLLTDSTSLVAAPLGHIGGLWATLGALTGGRRLVLMSRFGAVPWSELVARHQIRATFLAPAAIWNVLDEAVPPERLRSLKLVTSGAAACPPELADQFFRRYGARVLMTYGATEFVGAVAGWSYPLHEQWWERKAGSAGRAYPGVTLRVTDPAGQPLPTGEVGRLEVRTEQSAHGPHEWVRTSDLAELDDDGFLWLRGRADDVIVRGGFKVQPATVQRALERHPAVREAAVTGLPDPRLGQVPVAVVEVRPGHRPPTEAELDGLCRERLAPYERPRHLVVVASLPRTPATKVDRGEVLALVRTSINGDPAA
- the kynU gene encoding kynureninase, with translation MATRWERAQRLDEEDPLAHVRKHFALPDDVCYLDGNSLGALPRGVGDRVREVVDEGWGKQLIRGWDGAGWWEAPERIGDRIGGLLGAAAGQTVVGETTTVQIFNALVAAARLRPDRELIVTDSDHFPTDRYLAASVARMLGKRLLLVPVAEAPALLRERAAEIAVLALPAVDFRTGELWPLRELTAEAHGAGAVVMWDLCHAVGAMPVDLDAAEVDVAVGCSYKFLSGGPGAPAFIYVAERHHSRLDLPLTGWTGHAEPFAMAAEYQPAPGIARARVGTPHVLSLLALEAALAVFDLVELAAVRAKSVALGNFLIECAESELVPLGFEVVTPCDESRRGSQVTLRHPQAYELVRLLAGRGVIGDSRPPNLLRFGLNALYVSYQDVHRAVQELAALAR
- a CDS encoding ABC transporter permease; the protein is MLRATFAAMLHRKLRLVLSGLAVLIGVMFVAGSLVLTDTLSRSFDAVFSDAYGHSDVWVQGDGEEGGALDGEHVPNLPGSVLAEITAVPGVSQATGLVRADGARVVGSDGQVIASFGPPRLGVNWTGERGIVELREGRGPTEDSEVAVNAELARVGEFQVGDEIEILTREPKQTFTLVGIYGFAGGRDSVGGVHEVAFTDGTAQQLMLGEPGVWTLIEVQGDGPAPDILRDEIAAAVGDNFRVRTGEEYASQQADQLQQGLTFFQYILLGFAGIALFVGVFLILNTFSIVIAQRTRELALTRAIGASRRQVVLSVLLEALVIAVLAAAAGIASGIGVGALLAHLAAGFIALPIAEISVSATTIAVPLLVGIVVTLGAALSPALRASRVPPVAALQKVTTSDQPLSRRAIVGGAISAAGAGTLLLGLLGHAGENPLWAVLAGVLVSLIGVTVLTPVVVRPAVSVLGLVFSWSVSGQLGRLNSGRNPRRTAVTASALMVGVALVAGVGVVVSSAKQSITRQSEDTIAADLMIAGEAAGARPASFDAEVIERAAELPGVVAASGLYRDRVTYRGEHLHVDATDDLAVLNDILSLTATEGVLETLGPSDVVVDQDVAEALALSIGSQVTFTLSRGEAEPHRVVGIYEPAPVVGGAILPLASTSQFDVPQPIVGFVSLAEGAAVDDNRREIAALLADSPEVSVVDQSSYIEQQVSQFDFVIVMVQLLLALAILIAVLGIINTLVLSVIERTRELGMLRAIGLTRGSVVRMIIVESVVISLLGAVLGIAVGSGLGAAVVNALQDEGVTELAVPLGELATYLGIAAVVGVLAALLPALRAARTNVLAAVAEQ
- a CDS encoding aminotransferase class I/II-fold pyridoxal phosphate-dependent enzyme, which translates into the protein MTAPVPVSIRASANENPFPPPPSVLTAIREASGTINRYPEAYPDTLAAAIAAHHGVTEAQVAVGAGGAGLIQQMLHLTKQARGEIVIGWRSFEGYPLIANAMKVPVRRVPLRGAEQDLLATAKAVRRRSRVVFVCNPNNPTGTPVSEADVNRLLGRVSRRTFVVLDEVYRDFTTEPGAADGIELLRSGRYPNLIVLRSFSKAYGLADLRLGYALGPPGPIAALRGVTMPFLVSTVSQRAALAALAAEPEYQQQRATIAAERDRVAAQLRRAGYSVPNCQGNFVWLPLADQAADFGAACAEAGMQVHAFDGDGVRVSIGDQASNEVLLRVAEQFPRS